The region TTCGTTGTTAAGTTGATAAGTGAAATTATTAATAAAGTACCCAAAATAGTTTGCCGTCGTCCACCATTTCAATTCATACGGAATAGTAATTCCGAAAGAGTAGGTTTCACTATTATTAAGATTTTTTGTCGTCGCAGTAAAAGCATCGGTAGAGTCGTTGAGTTTATCAACGACCAATCTCATAGCACCTTGCGTATTATTATAGCCTATAGTAAGGTTAGCTTCCTTCATATAAATTAAGGATGCTTCAATGGAGTTGGTGTATTCCGGCAGTAAATACGGATTACCTCTGAAAGAAGTAACAGAATCTATATAATTAATGAACGGATCTAAGTCCTGAAAGGTTGGACGATTTATTCGACTCGAAAGTGTAATGGAGGTGGTTAAATCTTTCGTGAAATCATAACCAATAAATGCACTTGGAAAATAATTAATGTATTCGCGATTAATTATTTTTTGATTTAGTATTTTGGAAAAACCATTCGACTTTGTGTATTCTGCCCGAATGCCTACTCGGGAGTTAAACTTATTTTTTTTATAGCGCAATTCTGAATAGGCCGCTAAAATATTTTCGCTAAACGAAAATCCGTTTTTATAATTAGGATCTGAAATCCAATGTTCCTGAGAGTAATTTTGAAAGGTTATATCACTTGATTTATCAATGTAAGTTTCTTTTATGCCACTTTCCAGTTTCCACTTTCGGTTAAATACTTTTGTAAAATCTAGTTGTGCGCCAAATATGTTAATGGAGTTTGTGTTTAAGTTTCTTTTAGCAGAGGTAACAATTGAATCATATAAAGTAGTTTCCTGATGAATATTGGAAGTTGTTTTTAAATTGAAGTTTCCATATTGGGCAGCTATGAATAACTCAGACCCAAGCGTGTCTAGTTTCCTGATGTAATTTCCATTACACGAATTATTAACGACTATAGGTCGACTATGTGTTGAGGTGTTTAAACTATACTGAGCTATTGAATTGCTCAGAATTGAATTCGTGTTTTGCGAATAGTTGTTTTTAGAATCGTAATAACCATTGTATTGAAATCCTATTGTGGTTAGCGAGTCAGGTCGGAAATTTAGGCCCGCTCTATAATAGTAAACGTCGGTATATTTTTGTGTATCATAAATTGAATTAATCATACTTGTGTTTAAAGTATCATTCGATTTATAATAACGTTTATAAATGTCAGAACTCCATTGTTCGCCTTTGCTCGTGCCTAAACTCAGGTTGGTTGTCCATTTTCTCTTAGTATAATTTAACCTTAATCCGGTGTAAGAAAAGATGGATTTAATGTAAAGCGTATTCTGAATTAAATTTCCGTTATACCCTTGCAGGTTGTTTTTAACAGTAATGATATTGATGACCGCTCTGCCGCCCGCATCATATTTTGCCGAAGGGTTGTTAATGATTTCAATGGTTTTAATATCTGTTGAAGGCAGAGCTTTTAAAATGTCAACGGTGGACACAATCATTCCATCTAAATAGATTATGGCAGTGCCTTTACCAAAAACCGACACATTATCAGAGGTACTTACGTTTACACCAGGAGAGCGTTTGAGTACGTCTAATGCATTACCGGCATTATTAAGTGCGGTGTTTTCAACATTTACTTTTACTTTTTCTCCATCAGCTTCAAACATTGGCGTTTTGGCAGTGACAGTTATTTCACTTAATGATTTACCTTGTAAGAGAGTGATAGGTTCAGTATGAA is a window of Bacteroidota bacterium DNA encoding:
- a CDS encoding TonB-dependent receptor; this translates as MKALKQIWILFLTTSINLLQAQSNSYRISGLVKSEQNQNVEFGNVIALSIKDSALIKGGPFQDGTFNLGPLNNDSILLKVTSVGYSDFFRIIIRSNTDSLIHTEPITLLQGKSLSEITVTAKTPMFEADGEKVKVNVENTALNNAGNALDVLKRSPGVNVSTSDNVSVFGKGTAIIYLDGMIVSTVDILKALPSTDIKTIEIINNPSAKYDAGGRAVINIITVKNNLQGYNGNLIQNTLYIKSIFSYTGLRLNYTKRKWTTNLSLGTSKGEQWSSDIYKRYYKSNDTLNTSMINSIYDTQKYTDVYYYRAGLNFRPDSLTTIGFQYNGYYDSKNNYSQNTNSILSNSIAQYSLNTSTHSRPIVVNNSCNGNYIRKLDTLGSELFIAAQYGNFNLKTTSNIHQETTLYDSIVTSAKRNLNTNSINIFGAQLDFTKVFNRKWKLESGIKETYIDKSSDITFQNYSQEHWISDPNYKNGFSFSENILAAYSELRYKKNKFNSRVGIRAEYTKSNGFSKILNQKIINREYINYFPSAFIGYDFTKDLTTSITLSSRINRPTFQDLDPFINYIDSVTSFRGNPYLLPEYTNSIEASLIYMKEANLTIGYNNTQGAMRLVVDKLNDSTDAFTATTKNLNNSETYSFGITIPYELKWWTTANYFGYFINNFTYQLNNEIIKNNKSTYSIYLYNEFRAKKYFSFEITYEYTSPAVDGIFTSNSFSMLSATLKKNFFKDKLTCRITASDILKSYIMSGGSNIPLYNLNYESRTSTNYFLLALNYKFGKLKNNDYKNRTVNQEEFNRVKIGK